The Trichosurus vulpecula isolate mTriVul1 chromosome 3, mTriVul1.pri, whole genome shotgun sequence genome includes a window with the following:
- the LOC118843886 gene encoding 60S ribosomal protein L18a-like, translated as MKASGTLREYKVVGRCLPTPKSPVPPLYRMRIFAPNHVVAKSRFWYFVSQLKKMKKSSGEIVYCGQVFEKSPLRVKNFGIWLRYDSRSGTHNMYREYRDLTTAGAVTQCYRDMGARHRARAHSIQIMKVKETPASKCPRPTVKQFHDSKIKFPLPHRVLGRQHQPSFTTKRPNTFF; from the coding sequence ATGAAGGCCTCGGGCACCCTGAGAGAGTATAAGGTAGTTGGACGCTGCCTGCCTACTCCCAAGAGTCCAGTGCCGCCTCTTTATCGGATGCGGATCTTTGCTCCTAACCATGTTGTAGCAAAGTCCCGATTCTGGTACTTCGTTTCTCAgctgaaaaagatgaagaagtctTCTGGAGAAATTGTATACTGTGGACAGGTCTTTGAAAAGTCCCCTCTTAGAGTGAAAAATTTTGGCATCTGGCTGCGCTACGATTCCAGGAGTGGGACCCACAACATGTACAGGGAGTACAGGGACCTGACCACCGCTGGTGCTGTCACTCAGTGCTACCGAGATATGGGAGCCCGTCACCGTGCCCGGGCTCACTCTATCCAGATCATGAAAGTCAAAGAAACTCCTGCCAGCAAGTGCCCCCGGCCCACAGTCAAGCAGTTTCACGATTCCAAAATCAAGTTCCCTCTGCCCCACAGAGTGCTAGGGCGCCAGCACCAACCGAGCTTTACTACCAAGAGACCCAACACCTTCTTCTAA